In the genome of Myxococcota bacterium, the window CCTCCTCGTCGCCGGTGAGCACGCGCGCGGCGTCGACCAGGCCGTCGCGCACCAGCTCGCCGAGAAACTGTGAGCCGCCCCGCGCTCGGCGCAGCGCCTCGGTGCCGACCGCCACCAGTCGCTCGACGCCGTCCGTTCGAGCAAGAGCCGCGAACTCCGAGACGGCTGCGCGGGTGCGCGCGATCGCGTCGGGCGCGAGCTCGCCGCGCTCGAAGACACCCTGCCCCAGGCGGGTGATCCGGGCCTGGTCACGAATCACACTCCCGTCCGCGGCCATGACCAGCAGCAGAATGGTGTTCGAGCCCAGGTCGAAGACACCGATCCGGCGCGGTCCGACGTGTTCTGCATTGGCCATTGCTTTCTCCTGCTGCTACCGTTCGTCGCGTTCCATGGGGGGTAGGGAACTTGAGGGAGATCCCGCGATCTGCCTCGGCCGATCTGGGTAGTCCGAGGGACGCGATCCGCGTGCAGCGCGCGCAGAGAGTCCCTCCGACCCTCTCACTCTTCCACCCCACCGTCCGCGCAGGCGTTCTAGCTGTCTCGTAGTCGTGGGGAGGGACAGATGCGCTGCATTGCGGTGATGAACCAGAAGGGTGGCTGCGGAAAGACCACCACCGTGGTGAGTCTGGCCGGGTGTCTCGCGGCCGAGGGTCACTCGGTGCTCGTGGTCGACATGGACCCGCAGGCACACGCCACGCTCGGGCTGGGCGTCGATCCGGAAGAAGTCTCCGACAACCTGTACGACGTGCTGTCCGAGCCGGAGGGCGCGGGTGCGAAGCTGGGCGACGTGATCGTCGCGGCGGCGGACCACCTCGACGTCGCACCGTCGGGCGTCATCCTGTCGGCGCTGGAGCAGAAGCTCACCGCCGAAGGCGCGCGCGGCCGCACCGAGAGACTCGCCGCCGCGCTGGCGAAGCTCGACAAGGCCTACGACTTCGGGCTGATCGACTGCCCGCCCAACGTGGGCATCCTGACCTTCAACGCGCTGCGCGCCGCGCAGGAAGTGATCATCCCGCTCGAGACCAGCTACTTCTCGATGCACGGCGTCGCGAAGCTGCTCGAGACGATCGCGCTGCTCGAAGACCGCATCGGTCACTCGCTGAAGATCCGCATTCTCCCGACGTTGTTCGACGGGCGAACGCGTTTTGCCAAGCGCGCCCTGGCCGAGATCCGCGAGACCTACAAGGACCTGGTGTTCGACTCGGTGATCCGCTCCAACGTGCGGCTGCGCGAGGCGGCGCAGCGCGGC includes:
- a CDS encoding AAA family ATPase — protein: MRCIAVMNQKGGCGKTTTVVSLAGCLAAEGHSVLVVDMDPQAHATLGLGVDPEEVSDNLYDVLSEPEGAGAKLGDVIVAAADHLDVAPSGVILSALEQKLTAEGARGRTERLAAALAKLDKAYDFGLIDCPPNVGILTFNALRAAQEVIIPLETSYFSMHGVAKLLETIALLEDRIGHSLKIRILPTLFDGRTRFAKRALAEIRETYKDLVFDSVIRSNVRLREAAQRGVPIATLDRRSYGFVDYMSLALEVLYDREEDEAAPIPEPPTPPTDAEINNAGAKGVVFTFKDPRVRDVQLAGDFNNWVPDQGVETRQGPGGTWEKVVRLGPGVYQYRYFVDGEWTPDPSNPRRVEGPAGGVNSVLIIS